From Gottschalkiaceae bacterium SANA:
ATGAAATTATGGGGCGGAAGATTTTCACAGGCAACACATAAAGAAGTAGATGCTTTTAACGCTTCCATCCCCTTTGACTACCGAATGTACGCGGAAGATATCGAGGGGAGCATGGCGCATAGCAAGATGCTGCACAAACAGGGCTTTTTCTCCGACGAAGAACTAAAAGCAGTTGAAACAGAGCTCACTTCCCTGAAGAGTGAGATCGAAGCTGGAAAAATCGATTGGAATATCGAATACGAAGACATTCATATGCATATTGAAGCCTTGTTGACCGAAAAATTGGGTGCAACAGCAAAAAAAATCCATACGGCGAGAAGTCGAAACGATCAAGTCGCACTGGATTTTAAGTTATATGCCAAAAAACAGGCAATCGCAGCAAAAGAACAGCTGACAAGACTTGTACATGTATTGACAGATATTGCTGCTCAGCATACGGAAACCATCCTGCCGGGCTTCACCCATTTGCAGCATGCCCAGCCCATCACCCTAGCTCACCATCTAATGGCCTATGTTGAGATGTTCTTACGAGATATCGATCGAATGGATTCGACGCTTCAGCGCATGAATCTGTCCCCTTTAGGAGCAGGCGCCCTGGCGACAACAACCTTGAATATTGATCCACTTTTTACCGCCAAGGAATTGGGTTTCACTGGTGTGATGCGAAACAGTCTAGATGCCGTATCGGATCGCGACTATTTATTGGAATTAATGAACCACAACGCCTTGATTATGATGCACTTAAGTCGATTTAGCGAAGAGCTGATCATTTGGAATTCAACCGAATTTAGCTATATTCGATTCCAAGACGCCTTTGCCACTGGCAGCAGTATGATGCCGCAAAAGAAAAACCCCGATCTGCCGGAATTAATTCGCGGCAAAACAGGGCGTGTCTATGGAAGCTTGGTCTCACTTTTGACCACCATGAAAGCCTTGCCTCTGGCCTATAACAAAGATATGCAGGAAGACAAGGAAGCCTTTTTTAATTCCAGCGATACCGTTTCTCAGTGCTTGTCGATCTTTACCTTCCTCTTTGACGAAGGCATCCTCTTCAATAAAGAGAACATGCTCGCTTCAGCAAAAAAAGGCTACCTCAATGCCACAGACTTGGCAGATTATCTGGTGGAGCGCAAAATTCCATTCCGAGACGCTCATCATATCGTCGGCGAATTGGTCGCTCTAGCAATCGCAAAAGGACTTCCTTTAGAAGAACTTTCTCTGGAAGACTTTCAATCGATTCATCCTCAGATCGAATCGGGTGTATATGCCTTTCTTGAATTGGATGCTTGTATCAATCGAAGAAATCAACCTGGAGGACCAGCGCCAAACCGTGTCCTCGATCATATTCATTTTGTTAAATCGAATTATTAAAAAAAGCCCATGGATTAAGCGACCCTCCTTATTGAGAGCCGCCAGTCCATGGGCCTTTTTCCTTTTATTTATTCTTTTACTCTACTTTTCAATTGATGTCCATTTGAATTCATTGTCAACTCCAACTGGGAATCGAACCAATCCTTTTACATATTCACGTTCTACCATGTTCCGTGCTCGATAGTAGACTGGTGCAACTGGCATTTCTGCGTCCAGAATTTGTGCAGCTTCGATCATCGCATCCATTCTATCATTCCCAGCTGTTACCGTCGCTTTTTCAATCAAGGCATCATACTCAGAATTTGACCAGAAAGCATTGTTATTTCCACTTCCTGTAATCATTGTATCCAAGAATGTCATTGGGTCATTGTAGTCAGCACCCCATCCTGCTAAAGAAATGGTATACTCTTTTGTATTATATTTGTCCAAACGGATTGCAAAAGATACCGCCTCAACAGGAACTGAAATTTCAAGAGTTTCTTTCCACATTTGTTGGAAAGCCTGGCCAAATTTCTTAGCTACGTCAGACTCGCCAGTCAAGTAAGTCACATGGGCAGCCAATTGCTCACGAGTTTTGCCAATCTCAGCCAATCCCTCGTCCAACAAATCATTTGCCTCAGTAATTCCAGCTTCTCCCATGGTTCCAACATCCTTCAAGGTGATTCCCGTTTGTCCCGTGAAGTCTCCACCGTCTTTTCCAGGAATTCCTGTCGGTACAAAGGCACCGGCTACCACAGATCCATTTGCCAACACATTATCAACAAAAGCGGATCGGTTCAAAGCCATGGAGAAAGCTTTACGAATCTTCACATTGGAGAAGAATTCATCTTCACAGTTATATTGCATGTACCAAGTCGTTGCCACTGGCATAGAAATGAACTCTTCTGAATCACGGTATTTGTCCAAGTATTCGCTTGGCACAGCGATCGTATCCAATTCACCCGTTTCATACAGGTTGATTGGTGTATTCAAATCCACTAGCATATCGCCTTCAATGCGCTCTAATTTTACAGCTTCCGCATCCCAATATTGATCATTTTTCACCATATCTAGTCTTTGCTCTTGCATCCAAGTTTCCACTTTAAATGGACCTGATGAAACCATGAATTCAGGCGCTGTTGCGAATTTTTCACCAAATTCAACTACACTGGCTTCTTGTACTGGATAGTAAGTGATGAATCCCAACAAAGACAAGAAATATGGGGTCGGTCGCTCAAGAGTGACCTCCAAGGTTTTTTCATCAATCACTTTCACCCCAAGCTCATCAAGTGCAAGTTCACCCTTGCTGATTGCCTGTGCATTCTTGATTGGATACAGTTGATATGCATACTGGGCTGCTGTTGCCGGATCGACAACACGGCGCCATGAAAACAGTACATCATTTGCTGTAATAACCGATCCATCATCCCAGTTTGCGTCACGTAAAACAAAGGTATAAATGGTTCCATCTTCAGAAACAGTCATTGATTCTGCAAGACCCGTTCCAATTAAAGCTTCTCCCTTGGGATTCAATCGAACCAAGCCTTCCAAAGTATCATTCAAAATCATAATTGATACTTGGTCTGTCGTTGTGGCTGGATCCATATCCGGTGGATTTGCTCCCCAATTTACGCGCAGGGTTTGCTCCGACGTTGTTTCTGTCTGCTCTGCTGTTGCTTCTGTTTGTTCTGTTGTTGTTGCAACAGTCGGCTCGCTGTTGCCACAACCGGCTAATCCTACAGATAAAATCATTAGAACCGCCAATAGTAGTGTCATCTTTCTTTTCATTATATG
This genomic window contains:
- the argH gene encoding argininosuccinate lyase; its protein translation is MKLWGGRFSQATHKEVDAFNASIPFDYRMYAEDIEGSMAHSKMLHKQGFFSDEELKAVETELTSLKSEIEAGKIDWNIEYEDIHMHIEALLTEKLGATAKKIHTARSRNDQVALDFKLYAKKQAIAAKEQLTRLVHVLTDIAAQHTETILPGFTHLQHAQPITLAHHLMAYVEMFLRDIDRMDSTLQRMNLSPLGAGALATTTLNIDPLFTAKELGFTGVMRNSLDAVSDRDYLLELMNHNALIMMHLSRFSEELIIWNSTEFSYIRFQDAFATGSSMMPQKKNPDLPELIRGKTGRVYGSLVSLLTTMKALPLAYNKDMQEDKEAFFNSSDTVSQCLSIFTFLFDEGILFNKENMLASAKKGYLNATDLADYLVERKIPFRDAHHIVGELVALAIAKGLPLEELSLEDFQSIHPQIESGVYAFLELDACINRRNQPGGPAPNRVLDHIHFVKSNY
- a CDS encoding peptide ABC transporter substrate-binding protein; translated protein: MKRKMTLLLAVLMILSVGLAGCGNSEPTVATTTEQTEATAEQTETTSEQTLRVNWGANPPDMDPATTTDQVSIMILNDTLEGLVRLNPKGEALIGTGLAESMTVSEDGTIYTFVLRDANWDDGSVITANDVLFSWRRVVDPATAAQYAYQLYPIKNAQAISKGELALDELGVKVIDEKTLEVTLERPTPYFLSLLGFITYYPVQEASVVEFGEKFATAPEFMVSSGPFKVETWMQEQRLDMVKNDQYWDAEAVKLERIEGDMLVDLNTPINLYETGELDTIAVPSEYLDKYRDSEEFISMPVATTWYMQYNCEDEFFSNVKIRKAFSMALNRSAFVDNVLANGSVVAGAFVPTGIPGKDGGDFTGQTGITLKDVGTMGEAGITEANDLLDEGLAEIGKTREQLAAHVTYLTGESDVAKKFGQAFQQMWKETLEISVPVEAVSFAIRLDKYNTKEYTISLAGWGADYNDPMTFLDTMITGSGNNNAFWSNSEYDALIEKATVTAGNDRMDAMIEAAQILDAEMPVAPVYYRARNMVEREYVKGLVRFPVGVDNEFKWTSIEK